In Carya illinoinensis cultivar Pawnee chromosome 7, C.illinoinensisPawnee_v1, whole genome shotgun sequence, the following are encoded in one genomic region:
- the LOC122314805 gene encoding uncharacterized protein LOC122314805, whose product MLKHVLGKARNKGINAFGGDKVRPPFFVLRSSFHNGQVHFAPRSFFGVEDFLDDDNSRPYTYQKGKKSKNPTKHISFKQRTVAYMEPFTLDVFISKRFVSASLTHRVTSKQVAVAGTNSKDIKAVLKSRSDIPACLAVGAILADRAREADVYTASYTPRERDKFEGKVRAVVQSLIDNGIDVKIYLD is encoded by the exons ATGTTGAAGCATGTGCTGGGCAAGGCGAGGAATAAAGGGATCAATGCATTTGGAGGGGACAAAGTTAGGCCTCCTTTTTTTGTTCTCAGAAGCAGTTTCCACAATGGACAG GTTCATTTTGCACCAAGAAGCTTCTTTGGTGTAGAGGATTTCCTAGATGATGACAATAGCCGGCCATACACTTACCAGAAGGGGAAGAAGTCAAAAAATCCAACCAAGCATATATCGTTCAAACAACGCACTGTAGCCTACATGGAGCCATTTACGCTTGATGTGTTCATTTCAAAACGATTTGTGTCGGCCTCACTCACCCACAGGGTGACAAGTAAGCAGGTTGCAGTTGCTGGTACCAACTCTAAAGACATTAAAGCTGTACTCAAGTCCCGGTCAGATATACCAGCATGTTTGGCCGTTGGTGCTATTCTGGCCGACAGGGCAAGAGAAGCTGATGTTTATACTGCTTCCTACACTCCGAGGGAGAGGGACAAGTTTGAAGGGAAGGTCAGAGCAGTGGTTCAATCCCTTATTGATAATGGGATTGATGTTAAAATTTATCTGGACTGA